A DNA window from Mytilus edulis chromosome 14, xbMytEdul2.2, whole genome shotgun sequence contains the following coding sequences:
- the LOC139503001 gene encoding uncharacterized protein, translated as MSFEDFIKGASDVCYRPFEWSSTISGFDAEDDVDKRKKKNKLTEKEYSRMLTYLGEEKIEAYQSNSYPSFEVFLNYLPKQFQDICYDLRKARLSIQELQIIDLTQFYHHSLDIYQFLLTTCGSENRIKAIRTFHKVIDDSTKISPVYTNISSGSKAEGLYVPGGDYDLMTVLEQIQVNHTCSVIEEDRPVLLFDNIYSYPGFTRLKIGQNRFSEELFNTWGENTFHGPLISNNRFKNYFLSRYRDSDGKIHGPCISDSRDVVDHLFCFRAMLWPDVADSWLTRNRKSSLWPPNDVILNSVSHGILLVPIGSKFGSCEDCSFEWRISFSLQEKDLIHSFNNTQVLCYTVFKYLKKDLLTESGLCSYFIKTAIFWLCEELDTNMWIPKHFVQCLHAIQGRLIYWLRDGYCPHYFITENNLFKGLYPEERKQIEEKLLNLFQLLFPYIYSKKFNLHFPAYKDFKELNTSFLDNSKSIFILYQVIRTTLSWCTLKQSRGIMHKVLFRLLNNKLPYYTKGLYMLLFCYANQVYPQNQHTVFNKENKRMYSSYRQCKAHFLIGTKVDAITGWLLLASYFYKIGKPLYTLKITETILAKPRENKILISDRYYEDVMMEHLEEVAATKWNLNLSFLNCTKSYCVDMVYNIPWSTLNLEDLLTEYFTTPPVIYAHVLRFVCYNANGNISLRDREICEIIKTCRNNCFLGDWRGRATVYEILAKIYKTMDDDKSANYWKSHLFRYFKNHTKHYTKKIPLIKHINQI; from the exons ATGTCATTCGAAGATTTCATCAAGGGAGCAAGTGATGTCTGTTATCGACCGTTCGAGTGGTCTTCCACGATCAGTGGTTTTGATGCAGAGGATGATGtagataaaagaaagaaaaaaaataagcttACCGAAAAAGAATATTCTAGAATGCTGACTTATTTAGGGGAAGAGAAGATCGAAGCATACCAATCAAATTCTTATCCTTCCTTTGAAGTATTTCTGAATTACCTTCCGAAACAATTTCAAGACATTTGTTACGATTTGAGGAAGGCTCGACTTTCCATTCAAG agcTACAGATTATTGACCTTACACAATTTTATCACCATTCTTTGGACATCTATCAATTCCTTCTCACGACATGTGGATCGGAGAATCGTATAAAAGCAATTCGAACATTTCATAAAGTCATAGATGATTCTACTAAAATATCTCCTGTGTATACAAATATTAGCAGTGGTAGTAAAGCTGAGGGTTTGTATGTTCCTGGTGGGGATTATGACTTAATGACAGTTCTGGAACAAATACAAGTAAACCACACTTGTTCTGTTATTGAGGAAGACCGTCCCGTCCTgttatttgataatatttattcATATCCCGGTTTTACACGTCTAAAAATTGGGCAAAACCGATTTTCGGAGGAACTATTTAATACTTGGGGAGAAAATACGTTTCATGGACCTCTTATTTCGAACAATAGATTTAAGAATTATTTTCTGTCGCGATATCGTGATAGTGACGGTAAGATTCATGGTCCATGTATTTCCGATTCAAGAGATGTAGTTGACCATCTATTTTGCTTCCGAGCAATGTTATGGCCAGATGTTGCAGACTCGTGGTTGACAAGAAATAGAAAATCATCATTGTGGCCACCAAATGATGTTATATTGAATTCTGTTAGCCATGGAATCTTGCTAGTACCAATTGGCAGCAAGTTCGGTTCATGTGAAGACTGTTCATTTGAGTGGCGAATATCATTTTCATTACAAGAAAAAGATCTAATTCATTCATTCAACAACACTCAGGTGTTGTGCTACACAGTTTTTAAGTACCTGAAAAAGGATCTGCTGACAGAATCAGGATTATGCTCTTACTTTATCAAGACGGCTATATTTTGGTTGTGTGAAGAGTTAGATACCAATATGTGGATACCAAAACATTTTGTTCAGTGCCTTCATGCAATACAGGGTCGTCTAATTTATTGGCTTAGGGACGGATATTGTCCTCATTACTTTATAACAGAAAACAACCTATTCAAGGGACTGTATCCGGAAGAAAGGAAACAAATAGAAGAAAAATTGCTTAATCTTTTTCAATTGTTATTTccatatatttattcaaaaaaatttaatttacacTTCCCAGCTTATAAAGATTTTAAAGAACTTAACACTTCGTTTCTTGACAATAGTAAatctattttcatattatatcAAGTAATCCGGACGACTTTGTCTTGGTGCACTTTGAAACAGAGTAGAGGTATAATGCACAAAGTTTTATTCAGACTTCTAAATAATAAACTTCCATATTATACTAAAGGGTTGTATATGCTATTGTTTTGCTATGCAAATCAAGTTTACCCACAAAATCAACATACGGTgtttaataaagaaaacaaaaggaTGTACTCGAGTTACAGGCAGTGTAAAGCTCATTTTCTCATTGGAACTAAAGTCGACGCAATCACAGGCTGGTTGTTACTtgcttcatatttttataaaattggcaAACCGTTATACACCCTCAAGATTACAGAGACGATTCTTGCAAAACCtagagaaaataaaatattaatttctgATCGTTATTACGAAGACGTTATGATGGAACATCTAGAAGAAGTGGCTGCAACTAAATGGAATCTTAACCTATCATTCCTGAACTGCACGAAAAGTTATTGCGTCGACATGGTTTATAATATACCATGGTCAACGCTGAATCTTGAAGATCTATTAACAGAATATTTTACTACTCCGCCAGTTATATATGCACATGTTCTACGTTTTGTATGTTACAATGCTAATGGTAACATCTCGTTAAGGGACAGAGAAATATGCGAAATAATCAAAACCTGCCGCAATAATTGTTTCCTTGGAGATTGGAGGGGGAGGGCTACTGTATATGAAATACTAGCTAAGATTTATAAAACAATGGACGATGATAAATCTGCGAATTATTGGAAATCACATTTGTTCCGATACTTCAAGAATCACACTAAACATTATACCAAGAAGATTCCGTTGATTAAACACATCAATCAAATCTGA